A section of the Rhizobium sp. SSA_523 genome encodes:
- a CDS encoding GNAT family protein, translating to MTRSVFRFLSRQPESPELYGDHHLLRLPRASDYRQWYALRSESRAFLQPWEPTWRHDELTEAAFRTRVTRNAQEFASGLAVPLFLFRRRDAALLGGITIGYIRRGAAQSCMVGYWMGERHAGQGHMFAALRLVVPYVFSGLELHRIEAACIPDNWKSIRLLQKAGFEREGLLRQYLKINGEWRDHILYSLLAGDDMQALKDRMRTEP from the coding sequence ATGACGAGATCGGTCTTTCGGTTTTTATCGCGTCAACCGGAATCACCGGAACTGTATGGCGATCACCATCTGCTTCGCCTGCCGCGCGCCTCGGATTATCGGCAATGGTATGCGCTGAGGTCCGAGAGCCGGGCCTTCCTGCAGCCCTGGGAGCCGACCTGGCGCCATGACGAACTGACCGAAGCCGCGTTCCGCACCCGCGTGACGCGCAATGCACAGGAATTTGCCTCCGGCCTTGCCGTGCCGCTTTTCCTCTTCCGCCGGCGCGACGCCGCCCTGTTGGGCGGCATTACCATCGGCTATATCCGCCGCGGTGCCGCGCAAAGCTGCATGGTCGGCTACTGGATGGGCGAACGACATGCCGGCCAGGGTCATATGTTTGCCGCACTCCGCCTTGTAGTACCCTATGTGTTTTCCGGGCTTGAGTTGCACCGCATAGAGGCAGCCTGTATTCCGGACAATTGGAAGAGCATACGGCTTCTGCAAAAGGCCGGTTTCGAACGGGAAGGTCTGTTGCGGCAATATCTCAAAATAAATGGCGAGTGGCGGGACCACATCCTCTATTCGCTGCTGGCGGGAGACGACATGCAGGCGCTGAAAGACAGGATGCGGACAGAACCATGA
- a CDS encoding pitrilysin family protein: protein MNVEITRLASGLTVVTQNMPHLESVALGVWIKSGSRNETENEHGIAHLLEHMAFKGTARRSARQIAEEIENVGGELNAATSTETTSYYARVLKDHVPLAIDILADILTESAFEDEELEREKHVILQEIGAANDTPDDVVFDRFSEVAYRGQTIGRPILGTPETVKSFTPNQIRGYLSRNYTTDRMFVVAAGAVDHDVLVRQVEERFALLPSSPAESPVFEPARYLGGDVRETRDLMDTQLLIGFEGKAYHMRDFYCSQILANILGGGMSSRLFQEVREHRGLCYSVYAFHWGFSDTGIFGIHAATGGEDLPQLVPVILDELRKASDTIETVEIDRARAQIRAQLLMGQESPAARAGQIARQMILYGRIIPNVEMMERLAGITPQRLTDLAGRLFFDTVPTMSAIGPVENLAPLSDIRAALSSPGFGTQTATG from the coding sequence ATGAATGTTGAAATCACCCGGCTTGCCTCCGGGTTGACCGTCGTGACCCAGAATATGCCGCATCTGGAGAGCGTTGCTCTCGGCGTGTGGATCAAGTCCGGATCGCGCAACGAGACCGAGAACGAGCATGGCATCGCCCATCTCCTCGAGCATATGGCCTTCAAGGGCACGGCGCGGCGCAGCGCCCGCCAGATCGCCGAGGAGATCGAGAATGTCGGCGGCGAACTGAACGCTGCGACCTCGACCGAAACCACATCCTACTATGCGCGCGTCCTGAAGGACCATGTGCCGCTGGCCATCGACATCCTGGCCGATATCCTGACCGAATCCGCTTTCGAGGACGAGGAACTGGAGCGGGAAAAGCATGTGATCCTGCAAGAGATCGGGGCCGCCAACGACACGCCGGACGATGTGGTCTTCGACCGCTTCTCCGAAGTCGCCTATCGCGGCCAGACGATCGGCCGGCCGATCCTCGGCACGCCGGAGACGGTGAAATCCTTCACGCCGAACCAGATCCGCGGCTATCTGTCGCGCAACTATACGACGGACCGCATGTTCGTGGTCGCCGCTGGCGCCGTGGATCACGACGTGCTCGTGCGGCAGGTGGAAGAGCGGTTCGCGCTGCTGCCCAGCTCGCCCGCCGAAAGCCCGGTCTTCGAGCCGGCCCGCTATCTCGGCGGCGATGTGCGCGAGACGCGCGACCTCATGGATACGCAACTGCTCATCGGCTTCGAGGGCAAGGCGTACCATATGCGTGATTTCTACTGTTCGCAGATCCTCGCCAATATCCTCGGCGGCGGCATGTCCTCGCGCCTCTTCCAGGAGGTGCGCGAGCATCGCGGCCTCTGCTATTCGGTCTACGCCTTCCATTGGGGTTTTTCCGATACGGGCATTTTCGGGATCCATGCCGCAACCGGCGGCGAAGACCTGCCGCAGCTGGTGCCGGTCATTCTCGATGAATTGCGCAAGGCCTCCGACACGATCGAGACGGTGGAGATCGACCGGGCCCGTGCGCAGATCCGCGCCCAGCTTCTGATGGGCCAGGAAAGCCCGGCGGCGCGCGCCGGCCAGATTGCCCGGCAGATGATCCTGTATGGCCGCATCATTCCCAATGTCGAGATGATGGAACGGCTGGCCGGCATCACGCCGCAAAGGCTGACCGATCTTGCCGGACGCCTGTTTTTCGATACAGTTCCCACAATGTCGGCCATCGGTCCGGTCGAAAATCTCGCACCGCTTTCAGACATCAGGGCGGCGCTTTCCTCGCCGGGCTTCGGAACGCAGACGGCAACGGGCTGA
- the thrC gene encoding threonine synthase, which translates to MSILDYISTRGEAPALGFRDALLAGLASDGGLYLPREWPVLSKKEIRSLRGQRYEDVAFAVISRFTVGEIDDAALRAMIDEAYATFRHPAVVPLVQTGPNDFVLELFHGTTLAFKDVAMQLLARLMDHVLAERGERATIVGATSGDTGGAAIDAFAGRERTDVFILFPQGKVSPVQQRQMTTSGQANVHALAVNGNFDDCQDLVKAMFNDKAFRDGVRLSGVNSINWARIMAQVVYYFTAAIALGAPDRKVSFTVPTGNFGDVFAGYVAKRMGLPIERLVVATNDNDILVRTLKTGRYEMKPVMATTSPSMDIQISSNFERLLFEAHGRDASVVRSAMAGLRQSGAFEIAPEALKAIRKEFRAGRATQKQVADTIRQTLANSGYLLDPHTATAVFVARKHQRASSPMVVLATAHPAKFPAAVESACGISPSLPSWLADLMSREEHFDLLEPELKAVETFIRQHARATA; encoded by the coding sequence ATCAGCATCTTGGACTATATCTCGACCCGCGGCGAAGCGCCCGCACTCGGCTTTCGCGACGCACTTCTGGCCGGTCTCGCCTCCGATGGCGGACTTTATCTGCCGCGTGAGTGGCCGGTTCTGTCGAAGAAGGAGATCCGCAGCCTGCGCGGCCAGCGCTACGAGGATGTGGCCTTTGCGGTGATTTCGCGCTTCACGGTGGGCGAGATCGATGATGCGGCACTGCGCGCCATGATCGACGAGGCCTATGCGACCTTCCGCCATCCGGCCGTCGTGCCGCTGGTGCAGACAGGCCCGAATGATTTCGTGCTGGAGCTCTTCCACGGCACCACGCTCGCCTTCAAGGATGTGGCGATGCAATTGCTGGCAAGGCTGATGGACCATGTGCTGGCCGAACGCGGCGAACGCGCCACCATCGTCGGGGCGACATCGGGCGATACCGGCGGCGCGGCGATCGACGCCTTTGCCGGGCGCGAGCGCACCGACGTCTTCATCCTCTTCCCGCAGGGCAAGGTTTCGCCCGTGCAGCAGCGGCAGATGACGACATCCGGCCAGGCGAATGTCCATGCGCTGGCGGTGAACGGCAATTTCGACGATTGCCAGGATCTGGTGAAGGCCATGTTCAACGACAAGGCGTTTCGCGACGGCGTGCGCCTGTCCGGCGTCAATTCGATCAACTGGGCCCGCATCATGGCGCAGGTGGTCTATTATTTTACCGCGGCGATCGCGCTCGGCGCGCCGGACCGCAAGGTCTCCTTCACCGTCCCGACCGGCAATTTCGGCGATGTTTTCGCCGGCTATGTGGCCAAGCGCATGGGCCTGCCGATCGAAAGACTGGTGGTGGCGACGAATGACAACGACATTCTCGTCCGCACCCTGAAGACCGGGCGCTACGAAATGAAGCCGGTCATGGCGACCACCTCACCCTCCATGGATATCCAGATCTCGTCCAATTTCGAACGCCTGCTGTTCGAGGCTCATGGACGCGATGCAAGCGTCGTGCGCTCGGCCATGGCCGGGCTGCGCCAGTCGGGTGCCTTCGAAATCGCACCGGAGGCGCTGAAGGCCATCCGCAAGGAATTCCGTGCCGGCCGGGCGACGCAGAAACAGGTTGCCGACACCATTCGCCAGACGCTGGCCAATAGCGGCTATCTGCTCGATCCGCATACCGCGACCGCGGTTTTCGTCGCCCGCAAACATCAGCGCGCCAGCAGTCCCATGGTGGTCCTGGCCACGGCGCATCCGGCCAAGTTCCCCGCTGCGGTAGAATCCGCTTGCGGAATTTCGCCGTCGCTCCCATCATGGCTCGCTGATCTTATGAGCAGGGAGGAGCACTTCGATCTGTTGGAGCCTGAGCTTAAGGCGGTGGAAACCTTCATCCGCCAGCATGCCCGAGCGACAGCTTGA
- a CDS encoding PilZ domain-containing protein, which yields MSGRSSLKFVSLSLLAALAGCNSSSPTGGLDLGQDAAQQPVTPVVQAYCPSLVMNDLTAIRSTYVGNARDDDEKLIYRASLADATRACTANESTLTITVMAQGRIVLGAAGKPGPVRLPVLVEVLEGDNVIYSKVADFTVNVPPEGSTQFLFSKDDVAIPNTAGGISRFTRVRLGFEEQGTAGKAARRTR from the coding sequence GTGTCTGGCAGGTCATCGCTCAAGTTTGTTTCGCTGTCGCTTCTCGCCGCGCTCGCCGGCTGCAACTCCTCTTCCCCGACGGGAGGGCTCGATCTCGGCCAGGACGCGGCGCAGCAGCCCGTCACGCCGGTGGTGCAGGCCTATTGCCCCTCGCTGGTGATGAACGACCTGACGGCCATCCGCAGCACCTATGTCGGCAATGCAAGGGACGATGATGAAAAGCTCATCTACCGCGCCTCGCTCGCCGATGCCACGCGCGCCTGCACGGCCAATGAATCGACTCTGACCATCACCGTGATGGCGCAGGGCCGCATCGTTCTCGGCGCCGCCGGCAAGCCTGGCCCCGTCCGGCTGCCGGTTCTGGTGGAAGTGCTGGAAGGCGACAATGTGATCTATTCCAAGGTCGCCGACTTCACCGTCAATGTGCCGCCGGAGGGCTCCACGCAATTCCTCTTCAGCAAGGATGACGTGGCCATTCCCAACACGGCCGGCGGCATTTCGCGCTTCACCCGCGTTCGTCTCGGCTTCGAGGAGCAGGGCACGGCGGGCAAGGCCGCGCGCCGGACCCGCTGA
- a CDS encoding HAD family hydrolase gives MSEFDLIIFDCDGVLVDSEIIAAQVESRLLTEAGYPISAEEMGERFAGMTWKNILLAIEQEVNIPLSASLIDRSEKLLDARLERDVKVIEGVKLALSRIRTQACICSNSSSHRLDLMLTKVGLKPYFAPNIFSAKDLGADRVKPRPDIFLHAIDVFKVHASRTVVIEDSVHGIHGAVAAGCRVIGFTGASHTYPSHADRLTDAGAETVIARMSDLPATLDALSQWTGAV, from the coding sequence ATGAGCGAATTCGACCTCATCATTTTCGACTGCGACGGCGTATTGGTCGATTCGGAGATCATCGCGGCGCAGGTTGAATCGCGCCTTCTGACCGAGGCGGGCTATCCGATCAGCGCGGAAGAAATGGGCGAGCGCTTTGCCGGCATGACATGGAAGAACATTCTCCTGGCCATCGAGCAGGAGGTGAACATTCCGCTATCCGCCTCGCTGATCGACAGGTCCGAGAAATTGCTGGATGCGCGGCTGGAGCGGGATGTGAAGGTCATCGAGGGTGTCAAGCTGGCGCTGTCGCGCATCCGCACCCAGGCCTGCATCTGCTCCAATTCCTCGAGCCACCGGCTGGACCTGATGCTGACCAAAGTGGGGCTGAAGCCCTATTTCGCGCCGAATATCTTTTCCGCCAAGGATCTCGGAGCCGACCGGGTCAAGCCGCGTCCGGACATATTCCTGCATGCCATCGATGTCTTCAAGGTCCACGCCTCGCGCACAGTGGTGATCGAGGATTCAGTGCACGGCATCCATGGCGCGGTTGCCGCCGGCTGCCGGGTGATCGGCTTCACCGGCGCGTCGCATACCTATCCGAGCCATGCCGACCGGCTGACCGATGCCGGAGCCGAAACGGTGATTGCGCGCATGAGCGACCTGCCCGCCACGCTCGACGCCCTGTCGCAATGGACGGGCGCCGTCTGA
- a CDS encoding helix-turn-helix transcriptional regulator produces MKEGPDIARIGMLIGDPARANMLTALMDGRALTATELAGSAGVTLPTASAHLSRLEDGGLIAQRRQGRHRYFALADSSVAHLIENIMGFAATRGHMRHRPGPKDEALRQARICYDHLAGDFGVRMLDSLIEGGALAIEDDRPLLTAAGRTYVCDMGIDVDALETARRPLCKCCLDWSERRFHLSGSLGKALLSHILAKGLAKREPAGRAIRFTREGESRFLALFPLSASDDARKDGRADTRNGNRADRVDAA; encoded by the coding sequence ATGAAAGAAGGACCCGACATTGCCCGCATCGGGATGCTGATCGGCGACCCGGCCCGCGCCAATATGCTGACGGCGCTGATGGACGGGCGCGCGCTCACGGCCACCGAACTGGCGGGAAGCGCCGGCGTGACGCTGCCGACGGCCAGCGCCCATCTTTCGAGGCTGGAGGATGGCGGGCTGATCGCCCAGCGCCGGCAGGGCCGCCACCGCTATTTCGCGCTTGCCGACAGTTCCGTCGCGCATCTCATCGAGAACATCATGGGCTTCGCCGCGACCCGCGGCCATATGCGTCACCGGCCCGGCCCGAAGGATGAGGCGTTGCGCCAGGCGCGCATCTGCTACGATCACCTGGCCGGCGATTTCGGCGTGCGCATGCTGGACAGCCTGATCGAAGGCGGCGCCCTTGCAATCGAGGATGACAGGCCCCTGCTGACTGCGGCCGGCCGGACCTATGTCTGCGACATGGGGATCGACGTCGATGCGCTGGAGACGGCGCGCCGGCCGCTGTGCAAATGCTGCCTCGACTGGAGCGAGCGGCGCTTCCATTTGTCCGGTTCGCTTGGCAAGGCGCTTCTGTCGCATATTCTCGCAAAGGGTCTGGCAAAGCGCGAGCCGGCGGGACGCGCGATCCGCTTCACCCGCGAGGGGGAGAGCCGCTTCCTCGCCCTCTTCCCGCTTTCCGCCTCCGACGATGCCCGGAAGGACGGCCGCGCCGACACCCGAAACGGCAATCGTGCCGACAGGGTCGACGCCGCCTGA